The genomic DNA TAAAACATGTTTAACCTATCTAATCTGATTTGAAATGCTTATTGAGTAGGTTATGCAGGTCCAGCCTGGTTACATGTTTAATCAAGAGGTTGGATCCAGTTTTGGATTTTTGATccatttaataaacaagtcaTGCTCGGGTTGACATATTTCCGACCAAGATTTCCCGAACCGGTATGGGGGTTGTATTGGCCGACGGCTGGTTCTATACAGTATGGATTTACACCGAGCTGTTCCAGGGCATACTAAAaatagggagagggagggggagaggtccgagaggaagaaaagaaaagaggaagagatagagagatgagagagatgaagagggagagcgagggagggagggaaggggAGGGCCGAGGGCTAAactctaaccctaaccctagcggAGTGAGAGAGGGATGCAGGGGAGAGGCTTACTGAGGATGGCTAAAGGAGCTGCGAGCAACATCGAacgagagaagggggaggaggtTATAACCAAACCAGTAGGGAAGGTGGTCGAACTGAGTGGTGGGGGAGGAGTCTTATAACCAAACCAACCCAATCCAACCTGCTGAACCGTTCCTACTTGCCATCTATTCAGTTTGGTACAGACCGAACCACTCAGTTTGGCTCAATTCGGCAATCACTATTTCCGACCCAAACCCTATCAACCCGATTTGACCAATTTGCCGCCCCTAGTTTTCACCCACAAAGATGGGTTTTGGAGATCAGCAGCAGCAGGAGCCTTTTTGCAAATCAACTACAAAGTCAACACCTAGAAAACCAACAGAAGCCCCAATGCTTGCACATGCAGCTCAGTTAGATGAGGATCAAGCAAGGTAGATTGTGCATAAGTTGGACAAATTGGGTCAGGTTGTGTTCCAGTTGAACATGTTGTGCAAGTCCCTTCCCCGGTTAAGAGTGGACAACCCTAAATTCTGACCTTACATGTTGAGAAAGGTAGATGCTAGTCAGCTGTTGTCTGCAACATATAATCAAGGCGGCAATAATTGGAGACACAGGAGGTGGTGGAAGATAGCAAGCAAGGAAGTACAGTACATTCTATTCCATGtaatcttctcctctcctccacctgCCTTCCTCCTTTGCCTTCTCTCCTCCCAAGCACCGGCTCCGCCTTCCTTTCCTCCTCTTTCTGCTtatgttttttaaatttttctgatttatttctagttttctatttttatatattttaactaATTTTAACATTTTTATAACTATTTTTTAATGCAAACCACCCAGTTCCTGCCTAGGCAAACGCATACATCCTCATATGCCCCAACTATGTGCATACTATGGCCACATGCAAGAACCTTGATGATGATTAAAACAGAGGCATGAGAGTAACATCACAGATAATTAATGAGATACTTTTGAGGTATCTTTGATGTGGTCACCTGAAGCATACATGTCATTGACACAAATATATAGTTTACTAACTTCATGACAATTATATAATAAGATTGTATGATAAAACAAATAACAGAAAGGgaaactaaaaaaaagaaaagaaaagaaaagaacaagaaaaagtgATATATGCTGGACAACCTCCATCCATTTTCCACATTACCCCCCAACAAGGACCTTTGATCTTTTTCAGCAATAATAACAGAACATATTGTAAATCAGTTGTATACCCATAAGCCATTTACCAAGAAGTAccacaagaaagaaagagaataaCAAGAATTTATAAAGGAAGCTAAGCAGAATATAATACAAAAAACTGCACAGGATCCACTTTGATCATTGAAAACAACAGGTATAGCCGGTTCATGTTAGATGCAATGCCAGAAACAACTCATACATACAtaatgtatgtatctatatgattcatatataagTACATTGAATAGATGACCAATTTAACTTGCATCAAACCTACGAAAATGCAAAAAGGATTCAGATTTGCTAATTcaaatttgactgaagaatgtaaAGCCTAATGGAACATAAGAATTTAACTCATattatttaagaaagcatcacaCTAACAGGATCTATAAGTTAAACCAAGATGTACTTTGACTACCAGAATTTTTTCGGAACTATAATAACAGGGTATAACTAGTTCACAAGGAAGTTCATGTGACCAGTTATGCTCAAATGCACAGATATGCTTGACAATATCCCCTGCTGCTTCTTGCCCATCCTTTAGGTCAAGTCAATAATTTCAGCATCAAACTATCCAGTATCATCTCAAAGTCCAATAATATAGTGCAAATATGTCATAATTTCTGGGAGCAATCAAGAAAACCCATATGATATATTCAACAACAGGACAATGaaacataataaaaaaaactccaCCAAGGTTATAAgtttcaagaagaagaaatataatattaaatagtCATTCATATACCTACAAATATACAGTTCATACAGATTGGTCAAGCAAGAGGATAGCTAAATTAAATACAGGGTGGAACAATTAATATGAAGGAAGCTACCTCAAATAAGGCTTCAGCTAACATGACAATTCTTGAAATGCTTGCTCGAGTGCTTGACTCTTCAGTTATTAAGAGTGAATCACAAGAGCATGTACCATCTGGATGGAGACCTGATGGACAGAAGGAAGTTTGCCTATTGCTATCATCAAAGCCAGCACGAAGTCGTTCTCTTATCTGCAGTGAGATATGTATCAGGTGTCAGAAGAATTACCTGATGTGGCAGATCAAGTTCAACATAAAATGCAAGAAGAAATAACAATAAAAGACTTCAAGCTTCTTAGCTGCTTATCTTGTTTAGAAATTTTACATAATAAATCAAAGGCAGGTAATTGAGAAAAAAGTAAAGGCATCTTCACCAAGAATCAGGCTATGAAGACATCCAGATATTCTGGCGTACATATGAGCATAAGATGTGAAAGAGCAAACAGTAGCTATAACATCCAATTTTGTGAACAGATGTAAGTTAAGCATGCATGGTCACTTCATCATTATTAAGAGCCTTGATAATATCTTGATGTGCGTACACAATCTAAAGGGATGCACACACTTACCATGAGTAGCATTAATTACATGTGATGCACAACTTGAAGAAATAAAACTGGATAAAAGATCACCTCGGATCTAGAATGCCAACTTAGTCCACTTGGATGATAACGTCTCCGGCGCATATAGATGGAATCGTCTTCAACCCCACTCCCGAAAAGATCATCACCAATGTCAAGTAGCCATCTGTCACGAGATCCTAGATCATCATTATCTTCAGCTGACAAAAATATTGATGGAGAGTCAATATTCCTAGAACTGCGTCTTGAGAAAGCATCCCAAAACAGTCTCCTACTATTCCTTCTTGCATCACTGCTACCTGCTTCCCCAGTACTACTGGGCAAAGCATTGGAAGAGATACTGACCACATCAACATGAAGCACAGTTCCATTTCTTTGTTCTCTTGACCCATCAGAAGAAAGGAATGCTGCACCAGCAGAGGTTATGTTTACGGTGGGTTCTTGACCCGAAAAATTCCAAGTTGAAGAGGAATTGGAAGTAGAAGAGGAGCTAAGGATGTCCagaacatttgaaggattttcGGTAGGTGAAATCCTGCTTGCAGGTGAATGTCCAGGTCCCAGATGAGGCACGCTATTAGAAAACCTCATTGGAGAAGTCTGCGAGCCACAATCACTTGGGGGATTATCTAGATCAATAGCTGGAGCTAATGTAGTTTCTACATTTCTCAATAATGGTTCCAAATGTTCTGGTTTTCTAGAAGTGCTTGCCGGATCACAACTACATTCTGCATGAGTAACGTCTGGGCCAGAACTTGCATCTGGTAGAGAAGGAACAAGATCCTTACTTGCAGACAGGCACTTCCCAGGATCACTAGtttcaccatttcttttttctgtTGAGTGCTCCATAAGGTCGCCGTTACTGTTTTGACCAGACCTCATGTGTTGACTTGTGGAGCTGGAAGAGTTATTTGCTAAGGAGGTCAGAGGAGACTCCTTCACCAAAACCTGAAGATTATTAGCTAACACTGGTTCATGAAGTGTGGATGATATCACTGACTCCTCTGATTGCTGAATTTCCATCTGCAGATAGAGAATGGCATTGTGCATCTTCAGGTCATGTGTCCTAAATCCCATTGTCCAACATGAGGTAACATTAAAAAATAGGAAGTAATTTTTTGCCAAGAACCATCATGATGCGTAAGCAACCAAAAGAtagttacaaaaaaaaaggctatTGTACATAGATGAGGTAAAGCAATATTTGCATAATTTTTCTCTACAAGGGCGGgcattttgaaaaagaaaaataatatggtAATGTTTAGGTGCTCCGAAATTCCAGTCACACATTTCACTACCACATACAAAATTTGACTTGAATATTGAATGAAAGAGGAAGCGCGGATCCACAAGACAGGTATATAAATCATGCTTTGGGCTGACATCCCATATCTAAAATTGATGCCAATAATTTACAAaattatctttatgtgaaacctATGATTTTCATCACACATGACCATGTTGATCCTTCAAATTCTGTTCTTACCACTTACACCACATAATAAATGGATTGAAACCATCAAAACAATCAGATGTAATTATTGTCTGCAttggacaaagaaaaagaagaataattAATGTTTTGAGCACCCTTGACGGATAATCAAATTGAGATGGTATACGCATGTACAATCAAAATCTTGGGGGCTCCTTTGAGGGGTacttgaggatgatagtattattttgatgattaacaagcaattatctagagtatattataagttaaattgatacttcatttataagttcattactctcagtatatttgtatgaattgatatagatacatgtctttgttcatttgaatgaatctaaccttgagatgcagcaaagtgtagattgagtcgacccaaaggatgattgggtcgacctcgggcacatcaagaagtcatttggcacacttctgcaaaattggcacagatgaacagtgagttgggtcgacccaaggtaagcatgagtcgacccaaacttcaagaacctcaaaacatgaaagaaatatgttctctggatttactgagagggtcgacccaaacagtggttgagtcgacccaagcttgagtcgacccaaaccctgagagggtcgacccaaaggcaagacagaaaggcagacagaaaatggttctctggaattactgagagggtcgacccaagagaagttgagtcgacccaagtgaactttgagtcgacccaaagaatggttgggtcgactcatgggaaggaaggctgaaatttcaagtttctgtgttttctgagagggtcgacccaaggaatg from Phoenix dactylifera cultivar Barhee BC4 unplaced genomic scaffold, palm_55x_up_171113_PBpolish2nd_filt_p 000828F, whole genome shotgun sequence includes the following:
- the LOC120103728 gene encoding E3 ubiquitin-protein ligase RLIM-like isoform X1, which codes for MGSGSSRLKPGPPGPRAESRGRLSLASLLCGGGAASSASSSASAEMEIQQSEESVISSTLHEPVLANNLQVLVKESPLTSLANNSSSSTSQHMRSGQNSNGDLMEHSTEKRNGETSDPGKCLSASKDLVPSLPDASSGPDVTHAECSCDPASTSRKPEHLEPLLRNVETTLAPAIDLDNPPSDCGSQTSPMRFSNSVPHLGPGHSPASRISPTENPSNVLDILSSSSTSNSSSTWNFSGQEPTVNITSAGAAFLSSDGSREQRNGTVLHVDVVSISSNALPSSTGEAGSSDARRNSRRLFWDAFSRRSSRNIDSPSIFLSAEDNDDLGSRDRWLLDIGDDLFGSGVEDDSIYMRRRRYHPSGLSWHSRSEIRERLRAGFDDSNRQTSFCPSGLHPDGTCSCDSLLITEESSTRASISRIVMLAEALFEVLDEIHRQPVSLSLSMVSLPAPESVINSLPSKNYEKLDVARSGDDVEQCYICLAEYEDGDKIRVLPCRHEYHMSCVDKWLKEIHGVCPLCRGDVCEGIAESSSNL
- the LOC120103728 gene encoding E3 ubiquitin-protein ligase RLIM-like isoform X2, yielding MNFAIFTACWIWGPSWALVWLVEDRLRRGCFRDCIRSTALYFHKMEIQQSEESVISSTLHEPVLANNLQVLVKESPLTSLANNSSSSTSQHMRSGQNSNGDLMEHSTEKRNGETSDPGKCLSASKDLVPSLPDASSGPDVTHAECSCDPASTSRKPEHLEPLLRNVETTLAPAIDLDNPPSDCGSQTSPMRFSNSVPHLGPGHSPASRISPTENPSNVLDILSSSSTSNSSSTWNFSGQEPTVNITSAGAAFLSSDGSREQRNGTVLHVDVVSISSNALPSSTGEAGSSDARRNSRRLFWDAFSRRSSRNIDSPSIFLSAEDNDDLGSRDRWLLDIGDDLFGSGVEDDSIYMRRRRYHPSGLSWHSRSEIRERLRAGFDDSNRQTSFCPSGLHPDGTCSCDSLLITEESSTRASISRIVMLAEALFEVLDEIHRQPVSLSLSMVSLPAPESVINSLPSKNYEKLDVARSGDDVEQCYICLAEYEDGDKIRVLPCRHEYHMSCVDKWLKEIHGVCPLCRGDVCEGIAESSSNL